The following proteins come from a genomic window of Lolium rigidum isolate FL_2022 chromosome 5, APGP_CSIRO_Lrig_0.1, whole genome shotgun sequence:
- the LOC124652724 gene encoding vacuolar protein sorting-associated protein 32 homolog 1-like, with protein sequence MLEKKEKVLEKKAAGELEKAKDFSKAKNKRAAIASLKRKKMYEQQIEQLGNFQLRIHDQMIMLEAAKATTETVDALRTGAKAMKAMQQATNIDDVDKTMDEINEQTENMKQIQDALSAPIGASADFDEDELEAELEELEGAELEEQLLEPIPYHPVHVPDNRQQVRPVPQKASAEEDELAALQAEMAL encoded by the exons ATGctggagaagaaagagaaagtgtTAGAGAAAAAAGCAGCTGGTGAGCTTGAGAAGGCCAAGGATTTCTCAAAAGCAAAGAATAAAAGAG CTGCTATCGCATCATTGAAGAGGAAAAAGATGTATGAGCAGCAAATTGAGCAGCTTGGGAATTTTCAGTTGAGAATTCATGATCAG ATGATCATGTTAGAAGCTGCCAAAGCTACGACAGAGACTGTTGATGCATTGAGGACTGGAGCTAAAGCTATGAAAGCAATGCAACAAGCAAC AAATATCGATGACGTTGATAAGactatggacgaaattaacgaacagactgaaaacatgaaacaaataCAAGATGCTTTGTCAGCTCCTATTGGAGCATCTGCTGATTTTGACGAG GATGAACTGGAAGCAGAGCTGGAAGAACTGGAGGGAGCAGAGTTGGAAGAACAACTACTGGAGCCTATACCTTACCATCCGGTGCATGTCCCAGACAACAGGCAACAAGTTCGTCCTGTTCCACAGAAAGCATCAGCTGAGGAGGATGAGCTTGCTGCACTGCAAGCTGAAATGGCATTGTGA